From a single Ornithodoros turicata isolate Travis chromosome 8, ASM3712646v1, whole genome shotgun sequence genomic region:
- the LOC135366785 gene encoding phospholipid scramblase 2-like, whose amino-acid sequence MADPQGYPPNAGYPQNPGYPQNPGYPPSGVGYTAAPVGFAYTQPPPGNAPVTFAPSPAAGYPPPGVGYAPPPGGAAYPPPAQGYAPPQQVPVGPDGVPLAPFQSGRPGVPPGLEYLTMVDQLLVHQKKELLEVFLGCETRNKYTIKNSLGQQVYRAKEDTDCCTRNCCGKVRPFDIKILDNSDNEVIHLSRGLRCECCCCFCCLQRVEVMAPPGTPIGAVAQEWSLCAPKYRVENESGECVLRIEGPICTCRGCGDVNFKVLSKDGATKVGKVSKQWSGLLTEAFTDADHFGVNFPLDLDVRIKAVLLGALFLIDFMHFEQSGEGMSDMISSLA is encoded by the exons ATGGCCGATCCGCAAGGATATCCCCCGAACGCAGGGTACCCCCAGAATCCTGGCTACCCCCAGAATCCTGGCTACCCCCCTTCAGGTGTCGGGTACACAGCTGCACCTGTGGGATTTGCGTACACCCAGCCTCCCCCTGGTAATGCCCCAGTCACATTTGCCCCCAGCCCAGCAGCTGGGTATCCTCCCCCTGGTGTTGGATATGCCCCTCCACCTGGTGGTGCAGCCTATCCGCCCCCAGCTCAAGGATATGCTCCACCACAACAAGTACCTGTAG GCCCAGATGGAGTACCACTAGCTCCATTTCAGAGCGGCAGGCCTGGTGTTCCACCAGGTCTTGAATACCTCACAATGGTTGACCAGCTGCTGGTCCATCAGAAGAAGGAACTGCTCGAAG TATTCCTGGGCTGTGAAACAAGGAACAAGTACACCATCAAGAACAGCCTTGGCCAGCAGGTGTACCGTGCTAAAGAAG ATACGGACTGCTGCACACGTAACTGCTGTGGAAAGGTGCGGCCGTTTGATATTAAGATTCTCGACAACTCCGATAATGAGGTCATTCATCTGAGCAGAGGTCTCCGCTGTGAGTGTTGCTGCTGCTTCTGCTGTTTGCAG AGGGTGGAAGTGATGGCGCCACCAGGCACCCCTATTGGAGCTGTGGCGCAGGAGTGGAGCTTGTGTGCTCCAAAGTATAGAGTTGAGAATGAAAGTGGGGAATGTGTACTCCGCATAGAAGGCCCCATATGCACCTGCCGTGGCTGTGGTGATGTGAATTTTAAG GTGCTCTCTAAGGACGGTGCCACAAAGGTTGGAAAAGTGAGCAAGCAGTGGTCGGGGCTCCTGACAGAGGCCTTCACCGACGCGGATCACTTTGGAGTCAATTTTCCGCTGGATTTAGACGTCCGCATTAAGGCTGTTCTCCTTGGAGCCTTATTCCTCATT GACTTCATGCACTTTGAACAGAGTGGTGAAGGAATGTCAGACATGATCAGCAGCTTGGCGTAA